GCTAGTCCTAAACCTGATAATTCTTGATTGGAGTTTATTTTATCATTTTCCTTCGCTGCAATTGCTTTTGCAACTGCAATTGATTCCATAAAACCAACAAATGAAATAGTCAAAGCAATCGGAAGCAAGCTTGTGATCGAGCTGATGTCAAATGCAGGTAATGATATTGATGGTATCCCTCTAGGGACTTCTCCAACAATACTTACACCTAACTCTTGAAGGTTTAAAAAGTATACAAGTAATGATCCACCGACTACAACAATTAATGCTGCAGGGAAACGGGGATAGTTTTTCTTAAAGTAAAGTAAAATCGCAATGCTTAATGCCCCTATTGATAAAGTGATAAAATTGACATTTCCAATTTGAACAATTGCACCATATAATACTTCGAATACACTTCCCCTTGCGATATCAACTCCTAATAAATGCTTTAGCTGACTTAAACCTATAATTAGTGCTGCTGCAGATGTAAATCCACTAATAACTGCATGTGACAAAAAGTTAACGATGAACCCGAGTCGAAATATACCCATTCCGAACTGAATCACCCCAACCATGAGTGAGAGCAATAATGCATAAGACAAGTATTCACTTGAGCCAGGTTCAGCCAATGTTGATACACCTGAAAATACAAGTAAAGACACCATTGCTACAGGACCTACTGCTAATTGTTTTGAAGAACCAAATAAAGCATAAATGATTAAGGGGATAGTGGAGGCGTAAAGTCCTATCACAGGAGGTAAACCCGCGAGCATTGCATAGGCCATTCCTTGAGGAATTAACATGATAGCAACGATAAGACCAGCAGATAAATCTCCCTTAAGATATGACCCTTTATAACTCTTCATCCAATCAACAGCAGGGATAAGGTTCTTTAACATCTTTAATCATTCCTTCATTTTATCATAATTATTGTATAAAATGTTTAATTTGGGTGTAACAAAAGGGTGTTTAGGACAATGTCACTTACATGAACATTGTCCAAAAAATTTATCTTATTATAAATTCTCTTTTGTTAATTCTGGTGCTATTTAAAACTGAATTACAACAGTAAAAGGGGCGCTTTATCCCCTTGAAAAAGAAAAATTGCCTCGTACTCTCTTTGTATGTGTATTTCGAAAAGGCTATTTTCGCTATAATTGATAGTTTACGTAATATAAACTAAACACGAATATATCTAACCTTCTAGGCACCTTTCCACCTCAAAATGTGATAAGAATCATATAATACACATCGGTGGCTCTAATTTAAGTGATATAAGCAACAAAGTTTAAGAAAAGATCCTTCGAAAACCAACTGTCCATACAAAAACAGCCTTTTATTACTTATGAATGTGTATGATGAACTGCACAGCGATTAGGTCCAATTTCTAATTCTTGTTGCTTCTCTACTGACGCATTCTCAACCCCACGGTTAATCGCTATGATTTCTTCAAAGTTTGGTGGAGTTTCTGTACTTGCTGACTGTGCTACAAATTCAACAAATTCATCTTCTCTTTGGTTTAACATCACTTCATTTTGCTCACGAATGGTTCCTAATTTCTCACCAATATAACCTTGTTGATTGACTTCATCATCAAAGTCAGCATAATGAGCTGGTAGTACAATTACATCATCAGCAATTTTAGCTACTTTATCGTATACAGTGGTATATAAGTCCTTTGCCCATTCTCTTACCTTACCACCTAAATCTGGTCGTCCTAATCCACTTACAAAAATTGTATCTCCTGAAAAGAGTAGCTTGTCATTTACAAAGAAAGAAACACTCCCTGGGGTATGTCCAGGCGTTTTAATAGCAATGACTTCAAGAGTAACCTTTTCAAACTCAATTTTTTCATGCTCCTCAAACGGTTCATGATTGAACACTGCGCCTTCACTTTTCATGACATAATATTTAGCGCCTGTTTCTACTGCAAGTTGACGCCCACCCGATATATGGTCAGCATGGAGGTGAGAGTCAACAACATGGGTAATTGTAGCCCCTTCATCATCCGCTATTTCTTTATAAATATTAGTAAAACGTGCGGGATCTACGATTAATACTTCTTCGCCAGAAACGATCATATATGATAGGCACCCTTTACCAACTCTAATAAATTGATATACTTTCATATCTTTATCACGATAAACTTCTGTTTTATACAAATATTCACTCCACGACTTCATACCACCTTTTAAATAAGAGGCAGCTAACCTTTCCTCACTGAGCATTTCAGCTACCATTTTCGAAGATCCCTCTTTGGCACAAACAACAAGTATTTCTGTATCTTTTGGTAATTGCTTAATAATATCTTCAACACCATCTAACAGTTCAAAATAAGGTATGTTTAAATGGTCAATATTCACCCCTTCAATTTTCCAATCTTTAAAGTCGCTCTCATTTCGCACGTCAAGAATAAATACTTGTTCTCGTTCAAGAATATTCTCTAATATTTCAGCGCTTGTAATTTCTCTTACACTCATGTATTTTCCCTTCTTTCATTAAAATGTTAGTGAAACATTTGCATCCTTAGCAAAATCTAAAAACGTCACCGCACCGCCGACATCAATACCTTCAACAAAATCCTCTTTTTGTAATTGCATAACATCCATTGTCATTTGACATGCAATCATTTTCACGCCTAAATCTTTTGCCATTTGAACTAACTCTGCAATCGGTGGTACTTTAGCAGCCGTAAAACCTTCTTCAAAATGCTCCTTGCCTTGTGGAAGCGGGAGGTTCTTATGTGCTTCCTTATGAATCAGGTTAAGTCCTTCAAAGGTGAAGAAAATACCAACCTCTGCGTCAGTTGCAGCTGAAGCAGTGGCTATATTAAACACTTTATAAGCATCAAATAATCCTCCATTGGATGCGATGATTGCTACTTTGTTTGACATCTTTTTTTCCTCCGTATCATTTTTTGAATTTTTTTAATTGTTTATTAAAGGCTCTACCAATTCCATCAACTTGTTCGGATCGTATCCTAATACCCATTTTCCATTTACTTCTGTTTGAGGAACACCCATATGACCAGTTGCGGCAAGAATTTTTTCTACAGCTTGCTGATTACTCTCAAGGTTAACCTCTTTATAGGGAATTCCTTTAT
The Bacillus sp. SM2101 genome window above contains:
- a CDS encoding solute carrier family 26 protein, which encodes MLKNLIPAVDWMKSYKGSYLKGDLSAGLIVAIMLIPQGMAYAMLAGLPPVIGLYASTIPLIIYALFGSSKQLAVGPVAMVSLLVFSGVSTLAEPGSSEYLSYALLLSLMVGVIQFGMGIFRLGFIVNFLSHAVISGFTSAAALIIGLSQLKHLLGVDIARGSVFEVLYGAIVQIGNVNFITLSIGALSIAILLYFKKNYPRFPAALIVVVGGSLLVYFLNLQELGVSIVGEVPRGIPSISLPAFDISSITSLLPIALTISFVGFMESIAVAKAIAAKENDKINSNQELSGLGLANIVGSFFSAYPVTGGFSRSAVNYQAGAKTGLASIITAVLIIISLLFFTPLFYYLPNVVLAAIIMVAVFGLIDVKEAVHLFKIKKVDGWTLIVSFIATLVTSIEEGILIGIAFSLLVFIWRSAYPHVAQLGYIEQENVFRNIKRYKNAKTFKDTIIFRIDASLYFANMGFFEEQLRKEIADHPTTTKIVLDFSSVNAIDAVSIDELEKIIDDYKQANIEILIAGMKGPVKDLVKRADWESKYGNNINYLSLQHALDLQ
- a CDS encoding MBL fold metallo-hydrolase, which translates into the protein MSVREITSAEILENILEREQVFILDVRNESDFKDWKIEGVNIDHLNIPYFELLDGVEDIIKQLPKDTEILVVCAKEGSSKMVAEMLSEERLAASYLKGGMKSWSEYLYKTEVYRDKDMKVYQFIRVGKGCLSYMIVSGEEVLIVDPARFTNIYKEIADDEGATITHVVDSHLHADHISGGRQLAVETGAKYYVMKSEGAVFNHEPFEEHEKIEFEKVTLEVIAIKTPGHTPGSVSFFVNDKLLFSGDTIFVSGLGRPDLGGKVREWAKDLYTTVYDKVAKIADDVIVLPAHYADFDDEVNQQGYIGEKLGTIREQNEVMLNQREDEFVEFVAQSASTETPPNFEEIIAINRGVENASVEKQQELEIGPNRCAVHHTHS
- a CDS encoding DsrE/DsrF/DrsH-like family protein encodes the protein MSNKVAIIASNGGLFDAYKVFNIATASAATDAEVGIFFTFEGLNLIHKEAHKNLPLPQGKEHFEEGFTAAKVPPIAELVQMAKDLGVKMIACQMTMDVMQLQKEDFVEGIDVGGAVTFLDFAKDANVSLTF
- a CDS encoding glutaredoxin family protein; amino-acid sequence: MANVTVYTTSTCPYCTKMKNFLAYKGIPYKEVNLESNQQAVEKILAATGHMGVPQTEVNGKWVLGYDPNKLMELVEPLINN